Proteins co-encoded in one Medicago truncatula cultivar Jemalong A17 chromosome 8, MtrunA17r5.0-ANR, whole genome shotgun sequence genomic window:
- the LOC25501173 gene encoding probable leucine-rich repeat receptor-like protein kinase At1g35710, translated as MTSQLQMEANAILNSGWWNTSDANFNISNRCNWHGISCNDAGSIIAININYSLGNELATLNLSTFHNLESLVIRPFNLYGTIPKEIGHLSKLTHLDLSNNLLIGLVPPSLGNLSKLTHLDISYNKLVGQVPHSLGNLSKLTHLDLSNNLLAGQVPPSLGNLSKLTHLDISYNNLVGQVPHSLGNPSKLTHLDLSANILKGQVPHSLGNLSKLTHLDLSANILKGQLPPSLGNLSKLTHLDLSANILKGQLPPSLANLSKLTHLDLSANILKGQVPHSLGNLSKLTHLDLSANILKGQLPPSLGNLSKLTHLDLSANFLQGHLPPSLGNLSKLTHLDLSANILKGQVPHSLGNLSKLTHLDLSANILKGQLPPSLGNLSKLTHLDLSANFLQGHLPPSLGNLSKLTHLDLSVNFLDGQVPPSLGNLSKLTHLNLSVNFLKGQLPPSLGNLSKLTHLVIYGNSLVGKIPPSIGNLRSLESLEISNNNIQGFLPFELGLLKNLTTLDLSHNRLNGNLPISLKNLTQLIYLNCSYNFFTGFLPYNFDQLTKLQVLLLSRNSIGGIFPISLKTLDISHNLLIGTLPSNLFPFIDYETSMDLSHNHISGEIPSELGYFQQLTLRNNNLTGTIPQSLCKVIYVDISYNCLKGPIPNCLHTTKIENSDVCSFNQFQPWSPHKKNNKLKHIVVIVIPILIILVIVFLLLICLNLHHNSSKKLHGNSTKTKNGDMFCIWNYDGMIAYDDIIKATEDFDMRYCIGTGAYGSVYKAQLPSGKVVALKKLHGYEAEVPSFDESFRNEVRILTEIKHKHIVKLYGFCLHKRIMFLIYQYMDRGSLFSVLYDDVEALQFKWRKRVNTIKGVAFALSYLHHDCTAPIVHRDVSTSNILLNSEWQASVCDFGTARLLQYDSSNRTIVAGTIGYIAPELAYTMAVNEKCDVYSFGVVALETLAGRHPGDLLSSLQSTSTQSVKLYQVLDQRLPLPNNEMVIRNIIHFAVVAFACLNVNPRSRPTMKCVSQSFVTKLPRLSIPFSEISVQQLMSEELKALFYIANP; from the exons ATGACATCTCAACTTCAAATGGAAGCAAATGCTATATTAAATAGTGGATGGTGGAACACTTCTGATGCAAACTTCAATATCTCTAATCGTTGTAATTGGCATGGTATATCTTGCAACGATGCTGGAAGCATAATAGCAATCAACATAAATTACTCTTTGGGGAATGAACTTGCAACACTTAACTTGTCTACTTTCCACAATTTAGAAAGTCTTGTTATAAGGCCATTTAATCTATATGGGACTATCCCAAAAGAAATTGGTCATCTCTCCAAGCTCACTCATCTTGATTTGTCTAACAATCTTCTTATAGGTCTGGTACCTCCTTCACTAGGAAATCTCTCCAAGCTCACTCATCTTGACATCTCTTACAATAAACTTGTAGGTCAGGTACCTCATTCACTAGGAAACCTCTCCAAACTCACTCATCTTGATTTGTCTAACAATCTTCTTGCAGGTCAGGTACCTCCTTCACTAGGAAATCTCTCCAAGCTCACTCATCTTGACATCTCTTACAATAATCTTGTAGGTCAGGTACCTCATTCACTAGGAAACCCCTCCAAACTCACTCATCTTGATTTGTCTGCCAATATTCTTAAAGGTCAGGTACCTCATTCACTAGGAaatctctccaaactcactcaTCTTGATTTGTCTGCCAATATTCTTAAAGGTCAGCTACCTCCTTCACTAGGAaatctctccaaactcactcaTCTTGATTTGTCTGCCAATATTCTTAAAGGTCAGCTACCTCCTTCACTAGCAaatctctccaaactcactcaTCTTGATTTGTCTGCCAATATTCTTAAAGGTCAGGTACCTCATTCACTAGGAaatctctccaaactcactcaTCTTGATTTGTCTGCCAATATTCTTAAAGGTCAGCTACCTCCTTCACTAGGAaatctctccaaactcactcaTCTTGATTTGTCTGCCAATTTTCTTCAAGGTCATCTACCTCCTTCACTAGGAAATCTCTCCAAGCTCACTCATCTTGATTTGTCTGCCAATATTCTTAAAGGTCAGGTACCTCATTCACTAGGAaatctctccaaactcactcaTCTTGATTTGTCTGCCAATATTCTTAAAGGTCAGCTACCTCCTTCACTAGGAaatctctccaaactcactcaTCTTGATTTGTCTGCCAATTTTCTTCAAGGTCATCTACCTCCTTCACTAGGAAATCTCTCCAAGCTCACTCATCTTGATTTGTCTGTCAATTTTCTTGATGGTCAGGTACCTCCTTCACTAGGAAACCTCTCCAAACTCACTCATCTTAATTTGTCTGTCAATTTTCTTAAAGGTCAGCTACCTCCTTCACTAGGAAACCTCTCCAAACTCACTCATCTTGTTATTTATGGCAATTCTCTTGTAGGTAAGATACCTCCTTCAATAGGAAATCTTAGATCTTTAGAGTCCCTAGAGATTTCTAACAACAACATTCAAGGTTTCCTTCCTTTTGAGTTGGGGTTACTGAAAAATCTCACTACATTAGATCTGTCTCACAATAGACTCAATGGAAACCTGCCTATTTCTCTTAAAAATCTCACACAATTAATATACCTTAACTGCTCATATAATTTTTTCACTGGTTTCCTTCCATATAACTTTGATCAATTAACCAAATTGCAAGTTTTGTTGTTAAGTAGAAATTCCATTGGTGGGATCTTtccaatttcattaaaaacccTTGACATTTCCCACAATTTACTCATCGGTACGCTTCCTTCCAATTTGTTTCCATTTATTGATTATGAAACTTCCATGGACCTCAGTCACAACCACATTAGTGGTGAAATACCTTCTGAGCTTGGATATTTTCAACAACTTactttaagaaataataatCTCACTGGAACAATTCCCCAATCTCTCTGTAAAGTCATTTATGTGGACATTTCATACAATTGTTTGAAGGGTCCCATTCCAAATTGTCTTCATACAACGAAGATCGAAAATTCTGATGTATGTTCATTTAACCAGTTCCAACCTTGGTCACCacacaagaaaaataataaattaaagcacattGTTGTCATTGTTATTCCGATACTTATTATTCTAGTCATAGTCTTCTTACTTCTCATATGTTtaaatcttcatcataattCTTCTAAGAAGTTGCATGGaaactcaacaaaaacaaagaatggAGATATGTTTTGTATATGGAATTATGATGGAATGATAGCATATGATGACATAATCAAAGCGACAGAAGACTTTGACATGAGATATTGTATTGGAACAGGAGCATATGGAAGTGTTTACAAGGCACAATTACCAAGTGGCAAGGTTGTTGCCTTAAAGAAACTTCACGGCTATGAAGCAGAGGTTCCATCTTTTGATGAGAGTTTCAGAAATGAAGTGAGAATTTTAACAGAAATAAAGCACAAACATATCGTGAAGCTTTATGGTTTCTGCTTGCACAAAAGAATCATGTTTTTGATCTATCAATACATGGATAGAGGAAGCTTATTCTCTGTCTTGTATGATGATGTAGAAGCCCTGCAATTCAAGTGGAGAAAAAGAGTTAACACTATTAAAGGAGTTGCATTTGCTCTTTCATATCTTCATCATGATTGCACTGCTCCAATAGTGCATCGAGATGTATCTACTAGCAATATCTTGCTAAACTCTGAGTGGCAGGCCAGTGTTTGTGACTTCGGCACAGCTCGACTCCTTCAATATGATTCATCCAATCGAACTATAGTTGCTGGAACTATTGGATATATAGCTCCGG AACTTGCCTATACTATGGCTGTGAATGAAAAGTGTGATGTATATAGTTTTGGTGTAGTGGCACTTGAAACTTTAGCTGGAAGGCACCCTGGGGATTTATTGTCATCACTtcaatcaacatcaacacaaaGTGTCAAACTATATCAAGTATTAGACCAGCGTCTTCCACTTCCAAATAATGAAATGGTTATACGTAACATAATTCATTTTGCCGTTGTTGCCTTTGCATGCTTAAATGTCAATCCTCGTTCTCGACCAACAATGAAATGTGTGTCGCAAAGTTTTGTCACCAAGCTTCCACGATTAAGTATTCCTTTCAGTGAAATTTCAGTGCAGCAACTAATGAGTGAAGAACTCAAAGCATTGTTTTATATTGCGAACCCTTGA